From Aricia agestis chromosome 11, ilAriAges1.1, whole genome shotgun sequence, a single genomic window includes:
- the LOC121731736 gene encoding 25S rRNA (cytosine-C(5))-methyltransferase nop2: MGRKAKFDETKKVKKGPGRKARKQPDPVFKKGLIDDDKEDKKLSHRQKQRLARRTKKKKELIEKKKALKQAKKNVSKQTEEVIKDESEEMSKDESPKGFKDDNSEWLKIKKKSKEESDGDESGSDNDDEVGSDEEEEQGSEQEDSDGEEDAEKPKNEKYKVGSLDDLFKDTDDEEAKDDEASDDGSEKVGKLAYNSSDSSDDDNKDDDDGDDDMLPIEKANIKLTRKQKLDKKLADEEMQLNIAKQDVFAFPSEEELQNPASLQDVLQRIKDIVTVLGDFNRLKEDGRSRCEYTDLLLKDLCIYYSYNEFLMEILMQIFPVQELVEFLEASEVARPLTIRTNSLKTRRRDLAQALINRGVNLDPVGKWSKVGLVIYSSTVPIGATPEYLAGHYILQGASSFLPVMALAPQENERILDMAAAPGGKASHIAAIMKNTGALFANDANKERTKAIVGNFHRLGIVNAVICNYDGREFPNVIKGFDRVLLDAPCTGTGVIAKDPSVKTTKEPKDIQRCFNLQRQLLLAAIDCCNAKSSTGGYIVYSTCSILPEENEWVVNYALKRRNVKLVPTGLDFGTEGFVKYRHHRFHPSLKLTRRFYPHTHNMDGFFVAKLKKFSNVIPQPFKDEDDEEELDKEVKVNGDASNEETEENGTKTPTKRAAEPTETEPQNKKAKPDAVKSSTPTVNGVEKSGGRKKKNKKKNKNKNLNGANAQVSENSNVATNSQNSSKKEGKGKKNKNKQQKLDKNKDLGEKNEKKAKQIKPKAQTQNVSINSEKKENKEATVNQTNSPDKKKKNKNKKNKAPANIQTQTLSPLKEQGKITSQVEVNAAKKLKNFNKKQKKKIGQLNKQGSADKNKRKMKQKK, encoded by the exons ATGGGTCGGAAAGCTAAGTTTGACGAAactaaaaaagttaagaaaggACCCGGGAGAAAAGCACGCAAACAGCCAGATCCAGTTTTTAAAAAAGGACTTA TTGATGATGACAAAGAAGACAAAAAGCTGAGCCACAGACAAAAGCAAAGACTAGCGCGGAGAACTAAAAAGAAAAAGGAGTTGATTGAAAAAAAGAAAGCTCTTAAGCAAGCAAAAAAGAATGTGTCTAAACAAACTGAAGAAGTTATTAAAGATGAGTCAGAAGAAATGTCAAAAGATGAAAGCCCCAAAG gttTCAAAGATGACAATAGCGAGTGGCTAAAGATAAAAAAGAAGTCAAAAGAAGAAAGTGATGGTGATGAGTCAGggagtgataatgatgatgaggTGGGGAGTGATGAGGAAGAGGAACAGGGGTCAGAACAAGAGGATTCTGATGGTGAAGAGGACGCAGAAAAACCTAAAAATGAAAAGTATAAG gttGGCTCCCTAGATGACCTATTTAAGGATACTGATGATGAAGAAGCCAAAGATGATGAGGCTTCAGATGATGGGTCAGAAAAGGTGGGCAAACTTGCCTACAACAGCTCTGATTCTAGTGATGACGACAataaagatgatgatgatggtgatgatgacaTGCTGCCAATAGAAAAAGCAAACATTAAGCTCACAAGAAAACAGAAACTAGACAAGAAACTAGCTGATGAAGAAATGCAGCTTAACATTGCTAAACAAGATGTATTCGCTTTTCCATCTGAAGAGGAACTACAAAATCCAGCTAGTCTTCAAGATGTTCTTCAGAGGATAAAAGATATAGTTACCGTTTTAGGTGATTTTAACCGATTAAAGGAGGATGGAAGATCACGCTGTGAGTACACAGATCTGCTACTAAAGGATCTCTGTATATATTACAGTTACAATGAGTTTCTCATGGAAATTCTAATGCAGATATTCCCTGTTCAAGAATTAGTGGAATTCCTAGAAGCGAGTGAGGTGGCGCGTCCATTAACTATTCGTACAAACAGTTTGAAAACTAGACGACGTGATTTGGCCCAGGCACTTATCAACAGAGGCGTCAATTTAGATCCAGTGGGCAAATGGAGTAAAGTTGGTCTAGTGATATACAGTTCTACAGTACCTATTGGCGCTACACCTGAGTATTTGGCGGGGCATTATATCTTACAAGGAGCGTCAAGTTTCTTACCAGTCATGGCATTGGCACCACAGGAGAATGAGAGGATACTCGACATGGCCGCAGCTCCAGGCGGCAAAGCTTCACACATAGCTGCCATCATGAAAAATACTGGTGCTTTGTTTGCCAATGATGCAAATAAAGAAAGAACTAAAGCCATCGTCGGCAACTTCCATAGGCTGGGGATTGTTAATGCTGTTATTTGCAACTATGATGGTAGAGAATTCCCAAATGTTATTAAAGGGTTCGACCGAGTTCTGTTGGATGCTCCCTGCACTGGTACCGGTGTTATAGCCAAAGATCCCAGTGTCAAAACTACGAAAGAACCTAAAGATATCCAGAGGTGCTTCAATCTGCAGAGGCAGCTGCTTCTAGCAGCTATCGACTGCTGTAATGCTAAATCTAGTACAGGTGGTTACATTGTATACTCGACCTGCTCAATTTTACCAGAAGAGAATGAATGGGTAGTAAATTATGCTCTTAAAAGAAGAAACGTTAAGTTGGTTCCTACTGGTCTAGACTTTGGAACAGAaggttttgtaaaatataggcATCACAGGTTCCATCCGTCTCTGAAGTTAACAAGAAGATTTTATCCTCATACACACAATATGGATGGATTCTTTGTAGCTAAATTAAAGAAGTTCTCAAATGTCATT cCACAACCATTCAAAGATGAAGATGATGAGGAAGAATTGGACAAAGAAGTTAAAGTAAATGGAGATGCATCAAATGAGGAGACGGAGGAGAATGGAACAAAGACACCAACCAAGCGGGCAGCTGAACCCACTGAGACTGAACCCCAAAACAAAAAGGCCAAACCAGATGCAGTGAAGAG ttCAACGCCTACTGTGAATGGAGTCGAAAAAAGTGGTGGTAGAAAAAAGAagaacaaaaagaaaaacaaaaataaaaatctgaatGGCGCTAATGCTCAAGTAAGTGAAAACTCAAATGTTGCAACAAATTCCCAGAATTCTAGTAAAAAAGAGGGAAAgggtaagaaaaataaaaataaacaacaaaaattagataaaaacaaAGACTTAGGAGAAAAGAATGAAAAGAAAGCAAAACAAATTAAACCTAAAGCTCAAACACAAAATGTTTCAATAAAcagtgaaaaaaaagaaaacaaagaaGCTACAGTGAATCAAACAAACAGTCCAGataagaagaagaaaaataagaataagaagAACAAAGCACCTGCCAATATTCAAACTCAAACTCTTAGCCCTCTGAAAGAACAAGGAAAAATTACATCGCAAGTAGAAGTTAATGCagcaaagaaattaaaaaatttcaacaaGAAGCAAAAGAAGAAGATTGGACAGCTAAACAAACAGGGTAGTGCAGATAAAAATAAGCGAAAAATGAAGCAGAAGAAATAg